A single window of Gammaproteobacteria bacterium DNA harbors:
- a CDS encoding GGDEF domain-containing protein → MPISSSNAHLPASREVLLTRLGRCTDLPSPVGIAVRILELGQDPDVTLGDVAKVISLDPALTAKLLRMANSPLYARHRKTENLRQAITLFGVEGTITLALSFSVVNGLKGKVGHRFDYDHFWRRSLAAATCAQVLGERIEVRNKEDLFLCGLLQDIGMLALDKSMPELYQQCDIRSVHAGVIGHEHSALGMDHAEVGAWLLKRWNFPERLQIIVASSHEPEAAYVRYAPLRQQIDVAALASDMADLLCGNGGKEAISAVIRRAEEGLGMAQEVFVDALAASAEVMKDIAHLFDIRIDDQACLESLLNEARELILLRHINVMQRSTTLARTAELLEDRTRKLEEENRRDVLTGLYNRAYLNHALHEEIGMAGQHDWPFTVMFIDLDDFKQVNDNYGHLVGDEILKSTARILADNTRGSDIIARYGGEEFVVILPGTGREGAEMTSERLLAAFREKHHLIDGRDISVTASIGAATHGEEQQFSSVEEVLKAADHALYAAKRRGRNQVVFFPQEPA, encoded by the coding sequence GTGCCGATTTCATCAAGCAACGCGCACCTCCCCGCAAGCCGGGAGGTCCTGCTGACGCGACTGGGGCGATGCACCGATCTGCCCAGTCCGGTTGGCATCGCGGTGCGTATCCTGGAACTGGGTCAGGACCCGGACGTGACGCTCGGCGACGTCGCCAAGGTGATCAGCCTCGATCCGGCGCTGACGGCAAAGCTGCTCCGGATGGCGAACTCACCGCTCTACGCCCGCCATCGCAAGACGGAAAACCTCCGCCAGGCCATCACCCTGTTCGGCGTGGAAGGGACCATCACCCTCGCGCTCAGTTTCTCGGTGGTGAACGGCTTGAAGGGGAAAGTCGGCCACCGTTTCGATTACGACCATTTCTGGCGCCGTTCCCTCGCGGCGGCCACCTGCGCCCAGGTGCTCGGTGAGCGCATCGAGGTGCGGAACAAGGAAGACCTGTTCCTGTGCGGGTTGCTGCAGGACATCGGAATGCTCGCGCTCGACAAATCGATGCCGGAGTTGTATCAGCAGTGCGACATACGTTCCGTACACGCCGGCGTGATCGGGCATGAACATTCGGCCCTGGGCATGGATCATGCCGAGGTCGGCGCCTGGTTGTTGAAGCGCTGGAATTTTCCGGAAAGGCTTCAGATCATCGTCGCGTCCAGCCATGAACCGGAGGCGGCATACGTGCGGTATGCGCCGCTCAGGCAGCAGATTGACGTGGCGGCGCTCGCCAGCGACATGGCCGATCTGTTATGCGGAAACGGTGGCAAGGAGGCGATCAGCGCGGTGATTCGACGCGCAGAGGAAGGGCTGGGGATGGCGCAGGAGGTGTTCGTCGATGCCCTGGCGGCCTCCGCCGAGGTGATGAAGGACATCGCACACCTGTTCGACATCAGGATCGATGACCAGGCCTGTCTGGAGTCCTTGCTCAACGAGGCGCGCGAACTGATTCTGTTGCGTCATATCAACGTGATGCAACGTTCGACGACCCTGGCCAGGACCGCGGAACTCCTCGAGGATCGTACCCGGAAACTGGAGGAGGAGAACCGGCGCGACGTGCTGACCGGTCTTTACAACCGGGCCTATCTGAACCATGCCCTCCACGAGGAGATCGGCATGGCCGGCCAGCATGACTGGCCGTTCACCGTGATGTTCATCGATCTCGACGATTTCAAGCAGGTCAACGATAACTACGGTCATCTCGTCGGCGACGAGATCCTGAAAAGCACCGCCAGGATACTCGCCGATAACACCCGGGGCAGCGATATCATTGCGCGCTACGGTGGCGAGGAATTCGTCGTCATCCTCCCGGGCACGGGACGAGAGGGAGCCGAGATGACCTCCGAGCGTCTGCTGGCGGCCTTCCGCGAAAAACATCATCTGATCGACGGGCGGGATATTTCGGTGACGGCGTCGATCGGCGCCGCGACACATGGCGAGGAACAGCAGTTCTCCAGTGTGGAGGAGGTGCTCAAGGCCGCCGATCATGCCCTCTATGCCGCCAAGCGCCGTGGTCGCAACCAGGTGGTCTTTTTCCCGCAGGAACCCGCCTGA
- a CDS encoding DmsE family decaheme c-type cytochrome, producing MDRANRCPPGRTGTFRGVWRFRRRSRVSPWLLLLATFVCGWAHAEVAGDAIFIGGDECRACHKGQERSYLAGRHGKIFTLNPRDARESHGCEACHGPGSRHIQVVGELDSQGPLHIRSFKDSAVAIESSQACLGCHEQAERLHWRGSTHEMSGVTCTSCHKIHGESPVPTMEICLDCHKSQRAKLQRTAHMPLREGKVTCMNCHNPHGGPGPALLRTGSVNETCYQCHAEKRGPNIFEHPPVRENCANCHDPHGSNNPRLLKKRLPYLCQECHSVRQHVGTLYNGEDLDNPNVRQLRGKACTNCHSRIHGSNHPAGARFQR from the coding sequence ATGGATCGAGCAAACAGGTGTCCGCCGGGTCGGACTGGGACTTTCCGGGGCGTATGGCGATTCCGGCGCCGCAGCCGGGTCAGCCCTTGGTTGCTGCTATTGGCCACCTTTGTCTGCGGCTGGGCCCACGCCGAGGTGGCGGGGGATGCGATCTTTATCGGCGGGGATGAATGTCGGGCCTGCCACAAGGGTCAGGAACGCAGCTATCTTGCGGGGCGGCACGGCAAGATCTTCACCCTCAATCCCCGGGATGCGCGCGAGTCCCACGGCTGCGAGGCCTGTCATGGCCCGGGTTCCAGGCACATCCAGGTGGTCGGAGAACTCGATTCCCAGGGGCCGCTCCATATCCGCTCGTTCAAGGATTCCGCCGTCGCGATTGAATCAAGCCAGGCCTGTCTCGGTTGTCACGAGCAAGCCGAGCGCCTGCACTGGAGGGGAAGTACGCATGAGATGTCGGGGGTGACCTGCACCTCCTGCCACAAAATCCACGGTGAGTCGCCGGTGCCTACGATGGAGATCTGTCTCGACTGTCATAAATCACAACGCGCGAAACTGCAGCGCACGGCGCATATGCCGCTACGCGAGGGCAAGGTCACCTGCATGAATTGCCACAACCCCCACGGCGGTCCCGGGCCTGCGCTGCTCAGGACGGGTTCGGTCAATGAAACCTGCTATCAGTGTCATGCTGAAAAACGCGGCCCGAATATTTTCGAGCATCCGCCCGTGCGGGAGAATTGCGCCAATTGCCATGATCCGCACGGTTCCAACAACCCGCGTCTGCTGAAAAAGCGGCTACCCTATCTGTGTCAGGAATGCCATTCAGTGCGGCAGCATGTGGGCACCTTGTATAACGGTGAGGATCTCGATAATCCCAATGTGCGTCAGTTACGTGGCAAGGCCTGCACCAATTGCCATTCCAGGATTCACGGTTCAAATCACCCGGCCGGGGCGAGGTTCCAGCGTTGA